From the Tursiops truncatus isolate mTurTru1 chromosome 6, mTurTru1.mat.Y, whole genome shotgun sequence genome, the window TTACGAGGAGGAAAGGGTACAGAGCTGGGTGGCCAGTGGCTTAAAATAGAAAGCTTACTAAATTTAGGATTTTGCAAATTGCTAGCCTACCTCTGGTTATGTGTAGATATAGGGAAGGTGTGTAAGAAGGTGATTTGTATCCTAGGCAGCTGCCGGGATGTTGACTAGGGGGAAATGACCGTACTAACTCTACTCACCTGATTTATgtgttgttctgttttgtttttaatgtcagTGAACTCACTTTAGAGGAGCTTCATTCCCAGAGAATTCAATACTCAAggtattgttttatattattctCCTTCTATGAAGTGTCCATGGACAGTTACAAATACTAGCTATTTTTAAGTGTGTTATTGAGCTTTGCCTCACTGGCTGATTGACTTACAGTTTAGAAGCCCCTTGTCTCTTTCTAGCAAAAGTCCTTAACCATTTATTTACCTGTTTAGTTTAGGAAGCTCCCTTGGGAATAACCTCCTTTGAGAATCTAGTGAAAGCCCTACACCATGCAATAAaatgagtcatttaaaaatataattccatggtatcattttctttgagatttaaaaaaatgaaccattTAATTTAAAATCCCAAATATTGTTCATGTCTTTTGGTGCACATAAATGTACACACGTATTCTGTTATTTGTATTCATTGGCATCATATTCCTGTTTCATGGGCCCTGAGTATGTTAGTAGGTATCACTAATAAGTTTCCCAAAGTAATTTTACTAATTTACCCTTTCACACCATTGTGGTTTGTTTCAAATGCTCTGCAACCTCACATTTTGGATTTACTTTGTGatttcctaatgattaatgaggttGCGTATCTTTTCACATTTACTCTTTTGTAAAGTTCCTGTTCAGAtctctttatcatttttctattgagttgtctttctttttcttattactttgTAGGATTTTCTTTTAGCTATGAATCTTTTTGTTGGTTGTATATATTAACAGTATCAACTTCCACTCAGTGGCTTTTCTTTCCACTCTCTTAAGggtatcttttgatgaacagaagttagTAAGTTTAATGTGGTTCATTTTATCAGTTATAAGACAAGAAATCTTTTTCTGCCTGAAGATCATAAAGATATTCTACTCTGTGATCTCCAGAAAGCCTATTTGTCTTACATTTTACATGTAGATCTTCAACAACAAACCTGGAATTAATTGTGAAGGATGTGAGGTACCCTTTACATCAGGGGGTCAGGATTTATTTATCCCATTTGGATATTCAGTTGACACAGTACCATTTCTTGAAAAAGAGCATCCATTTTCCAGGGTTACTCTGCATCAACTTTGTCATAAGTCTAGTGTCATTGTATGCATGGTCTATTTCTGTACGTTATTCCATTCCATTGTtctgtttgcagatattttcaatAATTCTAAATTTAAGTTTATAATGAATCTCATTGTCCAGTGGTtgaattttccaattttgatCTTCTTCAGCattgtgttatttattgtttatcttttgcATATCTATGCAAATTttggaatcagcttgtcaatttccacCTTTAAAAAACTGCAGGGAGTTTTGGGGAGGGATGGCATGGAGGGAATACATTGAATTATGGATCGACTTACTGAGTCTTTAAATCCTTGCTCAAGATGTAGACCTCTTATTTAGGGCTTCTTTAATTTATCTCAatgaagttttctgttttttttgttttgaggtcTTACAGATCCGTTTTAGACATATTCACATGTTTATGATATTGGAGGCTAGTGAattatttacacatatattttttaacatatttaaacataatttagaaattatttgggTAGTACAGAGAAATACAATTGATACTTGTATATTGGCCTGCTATCCAGCAGCCGTGCTAAATCCATTtgatttcttttggattttttcaaATGCAATTATGTTGTCTGTGactaatgacatttttatttcttcctttttagtctttattccttttatttctttttcttgtatttttgtaCTGTCTAAGACCTCTAGTACAgtattgaatagaaatggtgagcgTGGATAAGCTTGCCTTTTCCCAGTATCAGGAAGAAAGCTTTCAATATTTCACCTTTACATATGATGTTTGCAGTAAATTTTTTGTAGATATCCTGCAGATAACTGCAGgcagttcccttctattcctaacATACGAAGAATTATATcctaaatgttgaattttatcaaatgcctgattttgttgtttttgctgttcaAATTGTTTCAGCTTTGACCACTGGAAGCTGCTTCATTTGGTTCCTGTGTCCCTATGACATACGTGtgggattggtttgtttgttttgtgtgtaaTTTCTTACTTTCTAGAATTATATAATGCCTCAGGCTCATCTCATATTTCCTGACCCAGTCCTAGAATTGGCCATTTCTCCAGGAGTCCAGCATTACACATATTCTGcatctatattaagctaaacatgagttcatacttgCATGTCTAACTAAACCATGAGGCGTGGCTCATTCCAGTCCCctccccttgcttatctgtaaattcTCACTCCAGCAGTGCGAATCCTGGCTTCTACTAGTTAGCCATCCATTTGcttaattgttcaattccagcatatatgtggaattaacTCATATGTACATGGGAAACAACTTTATACACTGGAGTACAGTGTTTCTGTGCAGCTCATTTTGCCTTTAGTCTCACAGGCTCCACTCATGCCCAAAGTTACTTAGCAGCTTTTCCATCCACCCGCTCTGTGAGGTAGCTTTGCACATTACCTGTATGTGACCCTCCCTCTTACCTCTGAATCCTTGCAGCCGTGATCTCTGTAGTTTTTATTGtctctacagttttgccttttccagagtatCATAAAATGGAAACCAAACAATATGTACCCTTTTCAGACTGGTTCCTtttacttagcaatatgcattaaggttcattcatgtctttttgtggcttcaTAGCTCTttctttattgctgaataatgtcCTGTTGTATGGATGTGTTAACTTTTTAAACTCATTTGGCTATTGAAGGACATCCTGACTGCTTACAGTTTTGGGTGATTAGGAGCagagctgctgtaaacattcgcGTGCAGGATCTTGTATGTGCATTAAATTTTCAAGTCACTTGGGTAAATAACTCTAAGCACGATTGCTGATTGTATGGTGTTTAGCCTTGTAAGAgtctgccaaactgtcttccaaaatggctatGTGATTCGCGTTCCCACCCACCaaaaatgagagttcctgttgctccgtATGCTCATTAGTATTTGGTACTGTCAGTTTTTTGGATTCTAACCATTGTGATAGATATGCAgtggtatcattttttaaatttgtaattactTAAAGACatttgatgttgagcatcttatatgcttatttgccatctgtgtatcttctttaatgaGATTTTCAGatattgcccatttttaaattgggttgtttgttttcttactcttacatttaagaattctttgtatactttggaaacAAGTCTTTTATCCAGTAcgtgttttataaatattctgtCTGCagcctgtcttttcattttcttaacagtgtatTTTGTAGAACAGAAGTTTAATCTTAATGAATTCCAAGTCAATTTTTTTATGGGTTGTGCTGATATTTTCTAAAAACTCATTGCTAAACCTGGGGAATCAGAGGTAGTTGCCTATAGCTGAGCAAGTTATATGtgtctgggggttgggggtgggaggggaagcagAGGGAAAGTAAAAATCTAGGGTTTAGCACCTTCTTATACGGACTTCCAAATAATCGTTCTTATTTCAAGGCCATGGCCTTACCCTTCAGCCTTTCAGAAGTATCAGGTCCCCTCATTTCTGAACCTGTTGCTGTTGTTGGCTTCCTTCTAAACAGGAGGATGGGATTGACCTACCTTTGCTCTGCTAGGTTGGTTATCACCCATCCATCCGTTTTCCATCTTCCAGAATTTTGTTGACACATCCTTTGTCATGTGGAATCCCCTCTGGTTTTCTTTACCCTGATGAGTATATATGGTTTCTAatcatttactttcattttagtgGTGTTTAGAAAAGGGAATGAAGGTAACATGCATTTAACCAGCTTCCATATTTAACCAGCTGAATTCTGAATTTGTTTtaacttatctatttttattttttaagcaaacgATCTGATTTACAACTATGTAAGTTCAGAACCCTGGGAATACTGACCAAATCTGTGCTAAATTTCTTAGTCTccatttcttactgatttttattatGTACCCTTTATAAGCATCCACAATACTCATTGGTGGAGATTATTTTAGGGTGATATGTCTTCCCAAATTGTACTTTGTTGTACCATTAAGTATTTGGGAGAGTGTCATATAATATCAGACACACTGTTAGAAGATGAACATAAGGCAAACTTAtttttttagtgaaaaaataTTGAGGGGGAAAAGTACACCTGACATTCAGGAATATATGGAAGATACAAGACAGTACTACACCAGTAGGGAAGATGAATTAGGGGAGAAATAGCTAAGATAAATATGGTAAGTGTGTATGAGATTGAACAAAGGATATTAGAGAAGCTTCAAAGATACAAAGAGTTGAGCAGtgtttcatggatttttttttttttaggtgaaaaaTTAGATAATTTCCAAAGCTGGAGCTGAATCAAATGTTAAATAATGGCAACAGGTGACTTAAAAAGAAGCTTACGGAACCTAGAACAAGTGCTTCGCTCGCTAAATTATCCTAGAGAGGTGGATTGTGTAGGGTGAGCTACAATATCAaacttctttgtattattttcagtAATGATGTGAGGTAATGCTTGACATGAGGGGAGTATCtaaataaaaatctagattttatCTGGgtcctttaaattttttccttgaaatgacTAAGAGATCTTTAGAAAGCAGTTAGGAGTTTGTTTCTAAGTAGGAATTAATGAAAAATTCCAACTCAGGAGATTTAAAACAACTTTTAGAAGTAGAAGCACAATATTGTTAGAATCAGGTGTGGTCTCTGTACAACGTTTAATCTCACGGAAGTGTAATGGATTTCATTAGTTCTGTAATTTACCACCCTCGCACACTTAGCTGGGTGGTATTCCTTTTTGATTTGGGAGATTCTAGTTAATAGATTTCTTATGACAATTTATACCATGCTTGAAGATTGTTATTAAGCTATCTCACTTAAACCTTTAGCTTTAGTTTCTACTTTCCAAATGTGACTTACTCGCCTTTGTAGAATGTCACAAGGTACATTTCTTCTCTAATTCTGCCAACCTAATACGGTACTCCCATCATCCTCTTATCGTTTAatacctctttttcttcctccctgggATGGCTGACTGGTTAAATGTTTCCCCCCACTAGAATGCAGCCTGACATCTGGGGCGTTTTGTTTAGTTCACTGCAGCCCCCCACATCTAGAACTGCCTGGCACATCTTAGAAGCTAATTAGACATTTATTCAATGACCGTGTCGAGGGACAAGTCCAGATTAGGCATATGTTCAAGAAGTGAGGGAAACTGGGTTGGTTTAACGCAGTAGAATCCTAGATAGTCTTGTAAACTAGGGAAAGCTAACCAAGAGAAGGCTGCGAGTGAACGGATACTGAGGAGACTAGGGAAGGTTTAGCTCTGATGACTGTTATTACGAGCATCATATGTGAGAAGCAGAAGGCATTCCCTAGTCTGCTCCCACAGTGTGTACCAGTCATATACTGGTTCCTCAAAACAGGGAAATCTCTACTATCCAGACTGGCAGGGGCTCAGTCAGTTTGAGTAGCCaagttttcttcttcccactttaagtattaacattttaacaGACATTTTGGATaggaataattctaaaatatactgATGATTCTCCTGTCTTCTGAATACAGCATTCAAACATTTGATTTTCTTATTGACCCAAGAGTATCATTAAGAGCAAGTTTAGATTATCTTATAAGACAGTAATGTCTGCAGGGTTTATTGAGACGGGTAGTGCTACTTGCTGCTGCTTCAGGTTGCGCTCCCCGATCCGACACGCACACATACACGTACAGATACACACTCCGCGTATTTTGATTCTGTAtactttttgccattttaaaattttttcctgacATCTGCTGTTTTTCGTGTTGGTCTGTCAATTTATAATGTCTGTTTCTCTTACTGTTTCTAGTCTAAGTCCTTAGAAACTAGGTAACCAAGATTTTTGAGATTGTTTAACTTAAGAGGTATTAAATGCAGACCTGACTGTTTTCTATTCATAATGTGGATAAAATGGACACATTTTGCTCTAAAAAAGTACTTTTTCAGTTCCTGTTTTGAACTGTCTTACAGAGAGACAAGGTTGCTAGAGCAGTTTTTTCATTGGGTAAATTATAATTTTACCCACgaacataaaagagaaacaatttaTGTTTGTCctgcagaaaacaaaatataatcttATCATATTTGTTCTCTGccttattgaaaaaaattgggcagggatggggagatttatgtatgtgtttgaattttgtggaaaacaAATGTTCTAAGTACATTATCGCATCAGTTGAACAAATACTTTCTGTGCCTTGTGAGAGAATCAGTGAAGGCACTTCTTGAGAAACAAGATCTGTGTGTGGAGACAGTTAGACAACAGTACAAGGCAGAGCATCAGGTGTCAGATCCTGAACACCTGGGGAGTCGTTCTGAGAGAGATCCTTGTGATCAGAAAGATGGCTTCATGGGAGGCTTGAGATTTGACTGATGATGCACAAAGAATAAATGACAGATAACAGAAGAGTAGGATACCTTTCTGGGCTGGAGGAATTAGCGTAAGCTAATAAGGTAGATTCCAAATGGGCCTGATGTCAGGGCAAGATAGTAAACTGGTCAGCCTGGTCACAGTTGATAGCTTTTCCAGccctgttttcctcatctgtaacttAGAATTCCTAATATTTTCCCTTTGCAGCTTTGTGATAAAGAGCAAGTGAGGTAATGTGAGAAGTGTTTGCAAAACCATAAAGCCTACTTGTGTACTGTAAGACCGTACATTTGCTTTATTAGTAGGAGAAAATGGACTAGATCGAGTAAGGCTAAGCTTTGGAAAATCAATAAATACTGTGGTAAATAGACTGTTGGTACTAAAGAGTTTTTGTTTCATAGTTAATTTGCCTACACTGGTTTAGAGTAGGGGATGGAATCTAAAGGGTCTTGTGCATCACCTAATTATTATGGCTATTGTGTTAAATTATGAGTTTTTGacagcatttcttttatttccctgattATCCAACTTCGTGGCATTAAgcttattaaaaatcttttttctgtttttcctaacAGTTTGGTAAAGGGAGACACAGCAGCCTCTCTGCCCATCATCAGCTATTCCCTTACCTCATATTCACCTTATGTAGCAGAACTTCTGGTGGACTCCAATGTAGAGCTCATAGCAAAGAATGACTTACGCTTCATAGATACTGTCTACAAGGTACTTTGAATTTATGAAACAATAATTCTTTTAGAAGTCATTGAATGGTTTTCTTAAGATTAATGTTATTATAACTCAAATATATGCCGCATACATAGTTGACAGAGTATTTTCAGATGCATTTATCTCCTGTAAATGCAGTCCCTGTTATAATCAAGATGCAATTCAAGTTTGCTGTATGTGTCATACTCTAATGAATATGAGGACTGGTAATTGTCACTGgttatcatttgccttttttATATCAAATTTTAGTAAAATTTGGTATACTGGCAGAAGTTAAAAATGTGGTTTTAGTGAGTAAAGTTTGTGGTTCAGAAAATTGTGAGTTAATTTAGTTGTTTATAAGAAGGGACTACAACTTATGTTGGAACAACTTGTGTTCCTTGAGGTCTGAAACCATGTCTTATTATCTACTCTAGTACCTGCACTTGTACTGTATGTATCCTGAACTTAATCTCATGTTTGATTTTTCAGAACCCTACTTTGTATCATTAATTTTTGTTCACGTACTGTGGttttcttaacctttttaaaaaaatagtaaagccCATTTATCAAatcaaatcttgatttttttcttttttaggtagagTTTGATGAAATGATAGCCTTTAAATATAGTCTCTGTTTAATcttccctttctttgtctctcaccCCAGAAAGCTTCCATGGAAGCCTGAGAGGCACTTCTAGGAAATCCCAGGGTCCACAGAGTAGGTTTTGAAAATTACTGGTTTAATCTGTATctctcattttatacatgagaaatCGAAACTCAGTAGCCTACCAACTTGTCTAAAAATCAAGTCATGATTTCTATAAACAAATAGAACTGTGGTTTTCTGATATCTGCTATAGTAATCTTGTTCAGCGAGctaaggagtttttttttttttttttagtacctaTGAGGATATTtgaactttttatatattttttcatcctctGGACAGCTGTCTATACTCTGATACATCCCTAGCTAACTGTTTCCTAGCTGTTCTCCTACCTGGTCAGGACTCACAGCACCCCTACAGGTTTCTTTAGTGCCCTATATATAATGGCTTAATCCTCCCCTCTCGCCTCTCAAAAATGGCAGTACGTCCCTGACCAGGTGGTCATTTATAATTTtggatttttgaaagaaattgctCCCAAttatttcattgatctgtttCCTCTTTACAGCTTCTTCGTGATCTATTTAATTATAAACCAATCTTGACGAAAAAGCAGTTTCTCCAATGTGGATTTGCAGAATGGAAAATCCAAATTATATGTGATATTTTGAATTGTGTGATGAAAAAGCACAAGGAGTTGAGTGGTCTTGAGAAGGTAATTTTATTAATAGATTTTAACTTAGGCTAAGTTgctatattttaatgttaaaaagtCAATACCCTAGTCAGCAAATTAATGCATAGTGCAATTACTGCACTATTCACAGGTCTGGGTAACCTCACAATGCCTGATGTTTGCTTTAAATACTAGTGACTTGTTTTTGCACATTTGTGACTTGGAGCTACTAGTCCTAAACTAATAGTTCAAACATAATACATTTTCATCACTTTGTAATTTTCAAGAGACGTGTAGTCTCATTAGACTCGGCATTATTTGGCAGTCACATTTCGTATGAAAATTTAAGTGATAGAGGAATTTAATATATACATCATGCTTTCCCACATAATTTATGACATCTTAATACCTTTTTTTTAGGCTCCatcacaacaaagaaaaaaaatcagttctgctAAGTCAGAACCTTGTTCAAGCGCTGAGAAGACATCAACTGAACCTGTGGGCATTGACGTCACTGGCAGGTTTATGACTTCGGGAAAGGTgggaaaatacaaagagaatGCGTTGTGTAGTGTTAAGAGTTACCTACCTAGTCAATCCAACGTATAAGGTTCACTTTTCTGACTAGCATCTGGTAAAACATTCTGCTTAGACATTAGAGTGTAAGGATTTTTAACAGAGCATATCACATATTATCTGGGAACATTCCTAAAGTTATAAGAAGAGGGTAGAAACGTACAACTGAACAGcctttctctttatatttctaaTCTTTAATTCTGCCTCTTGTGATCATGAACATTTGCACTTAATTACATATCTAGTCTTCCTAAAGACCCTCCCTTTACTTACAGTGATAGGTCATGATTTACGTACATTCATATTTCTATACCAGGACTGTGAATTATCCAGTGATTGATAGTTCCTTAAATCTATAATCTGGTTTTGGGGTagtgttttgaatattttctctttgttggtAGATATCTTCCCTGCCCTTGTCTGCTTCAAGCACCTGTGGCTGAATGAGTCCAATGCCTTTAGGGATAGTTTTTCCATCTCCAAGGGAAAGTGAagccaaaatattattttataatggtAAATATACTTTCAGCTGTCTTCCACCTTGGGCAAGCCCTTTGAGATTGAAGGATAGACTACCAGATGAATAACCGATGTATCATTAGATAAAGGAATGTGGGTATTTTTTGGCTGAAGTAAAATCTAGGGAATTATTTTTCCCCAATTCAAAATATGAGTTATATAAACAGAATCTGTGAAGATATTTATACTTTATGCCATTATAAAAAGTAGTGACATTTAACTGTAAGAAAAAGGCTCTTACgtcagtaacttttaaaaaaaatatgcctgTTTTGCTCCAGGTGATGAGGGcaatatgaaaaggaatgtaaGTGTCTTGTATCCTTTCCCAACTAGAATTTGTCTAAACAGGGATTTTcttacactgatttttttatattcattgtGCTTAGCACAGGATTAGGTCCACTGTAAGGACTTACTAAGTATGAGTTGATAGAACTGGATGCATTTTTCAATCTTCTATTTCAGTATGGGGGCTGAGGGGTGATCTAAGTTGTCCTAacaaagaaagatacaaaatttGAAGACATTAGACTTTTTAATTTTCGTAAGATAAAGTTTCCTTTGTTATCCATCAGAATTTTGTAAATTACATCAAATTCTTAATTCTCAGAAATTTGAATAGTTATTAAAAGTATTCCAGTTTAGAAAAGTTGGAGTAGTAAGTGCATTCCTTTGTTTACATGAAAAACTGAGTCAATACTGAAGCAAGTTGTCTCCTCCCCAGTGCCTGCTCTGGGGTGGTAGTTGTGACTTCTATGTCACATGTGCTGAGTTCATGTTCATACGTGGATTGCCCGTAGAAAAGGAAGTAGGCAGAAGAGTCCTACGTAAACGCGGTTTGACCTGGTGCCTTTACTCTCAGGACTTTCCCTTAGTTTGAATTGTTATTGACAGTCTTATGTTTTGTGGTTtgtttaatacaaaaaaaaaaattgtaatgagTCCTACTCATAAAGCCAGTTCTTGATTATCTACATGTGAATAGTGtgttaaccttttaaaaataacttcttatGGAACATTTCAAACCTGTACAGAAGTATCCATTCTGTGATTTCAGCAATTTGTCAACTCTTTGCTAATCTTGTTTCTTCTTAATTGTAACCACTTTTCCCAACATCTTTTCTCCCAAACCTGAAACCATTTGAAACAAGTCCCAGAcatcattgaataaatatttcaatacttttgtaaaatataagaatgctttttaaaaatcatgaccaCAATTGTATCATCACACCTAAAATAATAAGTTTGTAATATTTGGTATATGCATATGTGGTAATTTAAACTTCTGTAAATCTTAAATGGAAGATAGgatgtttcttttgaaaaattactacgtgtatgtttaaaataattgtggagaacagggaagcaTCTCTGACATGTTTTTCTCTGTGCAGAAGAAAGCTGTGGTGATCCGGCACCTGTACAATGAAGATGGTCCTAACATTCCTGAAGATACAGTAACGGATGTTAATGAAGCATTTGATATTTGTGACTTAAAGGCTGCTGAAATAAAGATTCCTGAATTACAGGTTCCTGAAATTAAGTGTGAGCAGCAAGTAAGAATCTGGGACTTCTTTAACAGATGCCGATATTTCTTGCTTTGATATACGTGATTATTTCCGCATCTAATCTTTGGAACGTTTCTAGCCTTTTAAATTATTGATCGTGACATGTTACCTTTGTTACCATTACTTAAGAATCAATAAGTCTTACTGAATATAATTCAAAAGATATTATTTGCTGCTTATATTTAGGGTACTAGGAGAGATGTCATGGGTaatgcaaagatgaataagacataggACTTGACTTCAAGGAATTGACAGTCTGGTGAGAGATAGAGATATACTACTTTGTTTAGTGAAGGTTCTTTATCACCTCTTCCCCATATtgatgaatggaagaaaatggtgCATTACCaccttttcagtttccttttgggGCCCTTGCTGTCTTTTGCTCTCTTTCCCTCGGAATATCGTTGCTATTACTTTATTGCCACAGACCCCATTATAGTGTCTCGTCTCTACTGCTTCTGTTAAAACTTCTTTTTCTGTCCGTCTTCTATGTCTTGTGACTTCTGTACATCTTGGTATACAGTTGACATTTAAAAACTaccagatggggcttccctggtggcgcagtggttgagagtccacctgccgatgcaggggacacgggttcgtgccccggtctgggaggatcccacatgccgcggagcggctaggcccgtgagccatggccgctgagcctgagtgtccggagcctgtgctccccgcaacgggagaggccacaacagtgagaggcccgcgtaccgcaaaaaaaaaaaaaactaccagatGACCATTAGGCTTACTTCCCGTTTATAGCAAACGGAACAATCTCATTTCTCGGTCATTTCCTCTTAGCTTTCTGCTAGATCTAGTTATAAGAAGCTAGTCACTTATAGTTTTATTGTACAAACTGAtactgttctaagagctttatacaAATTAATCCATTTCATCTTACAAGACCCAAATGAAGTTGGCACTCttgtcatctttttctttttagataaggaaattgaggcatcgGGCATCTCGCATAAGCTAGTTTAAGTGTCCAAGGTGCCTGCTCCAGAAGTAGCGCTCTTAACTCTCATGCTCTCCTGCCTGCTGTAACTATTGA encodes:
- the CEP44 gene encoding centrosomal protein of 44 kDa isoform X15, with protein sequence MATGDLKRSLRNLEQVLRSLNYPREVDCVGLVKGDTAASLPIISYSLTSYSPYVAELLVDSNVELIAKNDLRFIDTVYKLLRDLFNYKPILTKKQFLQCGFAEWKIQIICDILNCVMKKHKELSGLEKAPSQQRKKISSAKSEPCSSAEKTSTEPVGIDVTGRFMTSGKKKAVVIRHLYNEDGPNIPEDTVTDVNEAFDICDLKAAEIKIPELQVPEIKCEQQDTEVNPEIIALQTMLAECQEKLKKLTCIESRLESLEEKMKGKVMVNEKTWADLLSRVTLLETEMLLSKKNDEYIEFNEMSEDCASSSDMDNLNPDRKSKEERQANIPLSSGYRMVSSDSTPRTSTINYCGLKEISEVF
- the CEP44 gene encoding centrosomal protein of 44 kDa isoform X7, producing MATGDLKRSLRNLEQVLRSLNYPREVDCVGLVKGDTAASLPIISYSLTSYSPYVAELLVDSNVELIAKNDLRFIDTVYKLLRDLFNYKPILTKKQFLQCGFAEWKIQIICDILNCVMKKHKELSGLEKAPSQQRKKISSAKSEPCSSAEKTSTEPVGIDVTGRFMTSGKKKAVVIRHLYNEDGPNIPEDTVTDVNEAFDICDLKAAEIKIPELQVPEIKCEQQDTEVNPEIIALQTMLAECQEKLKKLTCIESRLESLEEKMKGKVMVNEKTWADLLSRVTLLETEMLLSKKNDEYIEFNEMSEDCASSSDMDNLNPDRKSKEERQANIPLSSGYRMVSSDSTPRTSTINYCGLKEISEETTIQKMERVKKMPHHEVCGILVPRPDIEPTPRCSGSRVLTTGPPGFLILESAWLTEHRMNDLGSPVFEPLCSL
- the CEP44 gene encoding centrosomal protein of 44 kDa isoform X10, which translates into the protein MATGDLKRSLRNLEQVLRSLNYPREVDCVGLVKGDTAASLPIISYSLTSYSPYVAELLVDSNVELIAKNDLRFIDTVYKLLRDLFNYKPILTKKQFLQCGFAEWKIQIICDILNCVMKKHKELSGLEKAPSQQRKKISSAKSEPCSSAEKTSTEPVGIDVTGRFMTSGKKKAVVIRHLYNEDGPNIPEDTVTDVNEAFDICDLKAAEIKIPELQVPEIKCEQQDTEVNPEIIALQTMLAECQEKLKKLTCIESRLESLEEKMKGKVMVNEKTWADLLSRVTLLETEMLLSKKNDEYIEFNEMSEDCASSSDMDNLNPDRKSKEERQANIPLSSGYRMVSSDSTPRTSTINYCGLKEISENPFALCEVDSPGIWCFFSYLQWLRVRLPMQGTRVRAPVREDPTCCGVAGPVSHGR
- the CEP44 gene encoding centrosomal protein of 44 kDa isoform X8 encodes the protein MATGDLKRSLRNLEQVLRSLNYPREVDCVGLVKGDTAASLPIISYSLTSYSPYVAELLVDSNVELIAKNDLRFIDTVYKLLRDLFNYKPILTKKQFLQCGFAEWKIQIICDILNCVMKKHKELSGLEKAPSQQRKKISSAKSEPCSSAEKTSTEPVGIDVTGRFMTSGKKKAVVIRHLYNEDGPNIPEDTVTDVNEAFDICDLKAAEIKIPELQVPEIKCEQQDTEVNPEIIALQTMLAECQEKLKKLTCIESRLESLEEKMKGKVMVNEKTWADLLSRVTLLETEMLLSKKNDEYIEFNEMSEDCASSSDMDNLNPDRKSKEERQANIPLSSGYRMVSSDSTPRTSTINYCGLKEISENPFALCEVDSPGIWCFFSYLQASKWLKDFKLLKRDLESIICLRYKLVSISLSRIALNNAAKCLRKLKVN
- the CEP44 gene encoding centrosomal protein of 44 kDa isoform X9, whose amino-acid sequence is MATGDLKRSLRNLEQVLRSLNYPREVDCVGLVKGDTAASLPIISYSLTSYSPYVAELLVDSNVELIAKNDLRFIDTVYKLLRDLFNYKPILTKKQFLQCGFAEWKIQIICDILNCVMKKHKELSGLEKAPSQQRKKISSAKSEPCSSAEKTSTEPVGIDVTGRFMTSGKKKAVVIRHLYNEDGPNIPEDTVTDVNEAFDICDLKAAEIKIPELQVPEIKCEQQDTEVNPEIIALQTMLAECQEKLKKLTCIESRLESLEEKMKGKVMVNEKTWADLLSRVTLLETEMLLSKKNDEYIEFNEMSEDCASSSDMDNLNPDRKSKEERQANIPLSSGYRMVSSDSTPRTSTINYCGLKEISENPFALCEVDSPGIWCFFSYLQDFPGSSVVKNPPANAGDRVRALIREDPTRHGAAKPVRHNY
- the CEP44 gene encoding centrosomal protein of 44 kDa isoform X13 yields the protein MATGDLKRSLRNLEQVLRSLNYPREVDCVGLVKGDTAASLPIISYSLTSYSPYVAELLVDSNVELIAKNDLRFIDTVYKLLRDLFNYKPILTKKQFLQCGFAEWKIQIICDILNCVMKKHKELSGLEKAPSQQRKKISSAKSEPCSSAEKTSTEPVGIDVTGRFMTSGKKKAVVIRHLYNEDGPNIPEDTVTDVNEAFDICDLKAAEIKIPELQVPEIKCEQQDTEVNPEIIALQTMLAECQEKLKKLTCIESRLESLEEKMKGKVMVNEKTWADLLSRVTLLETEMLLSKKNDEYIEFNEMSEDCASSSDMDNLNPDRKSKEERQANIPLSSGYRMVSSDSTPRTSTINYCGLKEISEETTIQKMERVKKMFSDFGVCLVD
- the CEP44 gene encoding centrosomal protein of 44 kDa isoform X5, whose translation is MATGDLKRSLRNLEQVLRSLNYPREVDCVGLVKGDTAASLPIISYSLTSYSPYVAELLVDSNVELIAKNDLRFIDTVYKLLRDLFNYKPILTKKQFLQCGFAEWKIQIICDILNCVMKKHKELSGLEKAPSQQRKKISSAKSEPCSSAEKTSTEPVGIDVTGRFMTSGKKKAVVIRHLYNEDGPNIPEDTVTDVNEAFDICDLKAAEIKIPELQVPEIKCEQQDTEVNPEIIALQTMLAECQEKLKKLTCIESRLESLEEKMKGKVMVNEKTWADLLSRVTLLETEMLLSKKNDEYIEFNEMSEDCASSSDMDNLNPDRKSKEERQANIPLSSGYRMVSSDSTPRTSTINYCGLKEISEETTIQKMERVKKMPHHEVCGILVPRPDIEPTPRCSGSRVLTTGPPGFLILESAWLTEHRMNDLGSPVFEQEDHVSYV